In the genome of Bdellovibrio bacteriovorus, one region contains:
- the hisC gene encoding histidinol-phosphate transaminase encodes MKISPEILNLVPYKPGKPISETQREYGLTTVYKLASNENPLGPSPKAMDAVKRALDHQNLYPDPSHYELLQTLSKEWGVPTKQLAIGNGSDELIDLLTRIYCEPQDGVLTSVAAFNAYEVSAPANRAVIRKVPMKEGYRFDLAAIAEHFFAHPEQNIRLVFVSNPNNPTGTYAPKQEVEAFLEKLGNRDDVMIIFDEAYNEFVRASDYVSAQKYINTYKNLIVLRTFSKIYGLAGFRIGAMVAPPEVVEVFNRVRKPFNVNDLAQVAANAALQDKEFIERSQQICWKGLDYFYKKLEELGLPYIPSQGNFVMFDTLRDAAKVNEALLRRGIIMRPLLNYGFKTHLRLSVGLDHENQAAIAALAEVLKEIPALS; translated from the coding sequence GTGAAGATTTCTCCCGAAATTCTAAACCTGGTTCCCTATAAACCTGGTAAGCCGATTTCAGAAACGCAACGCGAATACGGTTTAACGACAGTTTATAAACTGGCAAGTAACGAAAATCCCTTAGGTCCCAGCCCGAAAGCCATGGATGCGGTTAAAAGAGCTTTGGATCACCAAAATCTTTACCCAGATCCTTCTCACTATGAGCTTTTGCAAACTCTTTCTAAAGAGTGGGGTGTGCCTACCAAACAATTGGCGATTGGCAACGGAAGCGACGAGCTGATTGATCTTTTGACTCGCATTTACTGTGAGCCTCAAGACGGTGTTTTAACGTCCGTAGCGGCTTTTAACGCTTACGAGGTCAGTGCACCCGCGAATCGCGCGGTGATTCGTAAAGTGCCGATGAAAGAGGGTTATCGCTTTGATTTAGCAGCCATTGCCGAACATTTCTTTGCACATCCTGAACAAAATATTCGCCTGGTGTTTGTTTCAAATCCGAACAATCCCACAGGAACATATGCGCCCAAACAAGAGGTCGAAGCCTTCTTGGAAAAACTAGGAAATCGCGATGATGTGATGATTATTTTTGACGAGGCTTATAATGAATTTGTTCGCGCCTCTGATTATGTTTCTGCTCAAAAATACATCAACACGTATAAAAATCTGATTGTACTTCGCACCTTCTCAAAAATTTACGGTTTGGCCGGCTTCCGCATCGGCGCCATGGTGGCTCCTCCGGAGGTTGTGGAGGTCTTTAACCGTGTGCGCAAACCGTTTAATGTCAACGATTTAGCGCAGGTCGCGGCAAATGCGGCTCTGCAAGATAAAGAATTTATTGAGCGTTCGCAGCAGATTTGCTGGAAAGGGCTTGATTACTTCTACAAGAAGTTAGAAGAATTAGGCCTGCCTTACATTCCATCTCAAGGGAACTTTGTCATGTTTGACACCCTTCGCGACGCCGCCAAGGTGAATGAAGCCTTGTTACGTCGTGGGATTATTATGAGACCGCTATTGAACTACGGGTTCAAGACGCATCTGCGTTTGAGTGTAGGCCTTGATCATGAAAACCAAGCGGCGATTGCAGCTTTGGCTGAAGTGCTCAAAGAAATACCGGCGTTGTCGTAA
- a CDS encoding hydantoinase/oxoprolinase N-terminal domain-containing protein, whose product MQNRFLLGVSVGESFAEYSLLSDTKPVAQKRVYLARESLKQSLSQFVSEHAGQKPTQAFVSLRLPKKLLSYELSGAVAHITTEGFEHWLHLCAKSPEQTLTSKDLLFSVRERVLANGTVEIPLDTNDLEPVVAKLQMMGCKKVCLHFLHSATHPANLQVAKNYLQEKGLEVFTPENNDNPHEVSRWNKNALNATISSVFTDRKAEIIAALDGAVTKEEIYFLNSSGKLFQEDSSQHVSSLFSAGTALGHYFGAMKKADVLYLGLEGFLLISGASWSSAWESPWGAVEVPHLKTIELGIQPTLGIALNTFGRFDFSKTQEGWEPGPMFLGRGQKPSLLDLWAENAKLTKLPGLEDRFSAQGIQRFKNSFFALSKISQTRDSDISHLTKEMQSLTLQRLAMEAYLNRQSAKLVVTGPLATVFANAFKKDSHTVIETEEFSESYATALCGHQALQESL is encoded by the coding sequence ATGCAAAACCGTTTCTTGTTAGGGGTGAGCGTTGGTGAGTCCTTCGCTGAGTACTCGCTTCTGTCAGATACAAAACCAGTAGCGCAAAAAAGAGTTTATCTTGCGCGCGAAAGTCTTAAACAAAGCCTGTCCCAATTCGTTAGCGAACATGCAGGACAAAAACCGACTCAAGCTTTCGTGAGCTTGCGCCTGCCTAAAAAACTTTTGAGCTACGAACTCAGTGGCGCGGTCGCGCATATCACGACCGAGGGCTTCGAACACTGGTTGCACCTTTGCGCGAAATCACCAGAGCAAACTTTGACAAGCAAAGATCTGCTTTTTTCTGTGCGTGAGCGTGTTCTTGCTAATGGCACTGTTGAAATTCCCTTAGATACCAATGATCTTGAACCCGTGGTTGCCAAACTTCAGATGATGGGTTGCAAGAAAGTGTGTTTGCACTTCTTGCACTCTGCCACTCATCCGGCAAATCTTCAGGTCGCAAAAAACTATCTGCAAGAAAAGGGCTTGGAGGTCTTTACTCCGGAAAACAACGACAATCCTCATGAAGTCAGTCGTTGGAACAAGAATGCATTGAATGCGACGATCTCTAGCGTGTTCACCGATCGTAAAGCAGAAATCATAGCCGCTCTGGACGGTGCCGTTACTAAGGAAGAAATCTACTTCCTTAATTCTTCCGGTAAACTGTTCCAGGAAGATTCTTCTCAACACGTCAGCAGTCTTTTTTCTGCAGGAACCGCTTTAGGTCACTACTTCGGTGCCATGAAAAAAGCCGACGTCTTGTACTTGGGACTTGAAGGCTTCTTGCTGATCTCTGGCGCTTCTTGGAGTTCGGCGTGGGAAAGTCCTTGGGGCGCGGTGGAAGTACCGCATTTAAAGACGATCGAACTTGGAATCCAACCAACGTTGGGAATTGCTTTAAATACTTTTGGTCGCTTCGATTTCAGTAAAACTCAAGAGGGCTGGGAACCCGGTCCTATGTTCTTGGGTCGTGGGCAAAAACCTTCGCTTTTGGATTTATGGGCTGAAAATGCCAAGCTCACGAAACTTCCTGGCTTAGAAGACCGTTTTTCAGCGCAAGGTATTCAGCGCTTTAAGAATTCATTCTTTGCTCTTTCAAAAATCAGCCAAACTCGCGACAGCGATATTTCCCATTTGACGAAGGAAATGCAAAGTCTGACTTTGCAAAGACTCGCGATGGAAGCTTATCTCAACCGACAAAGCGCAAAGCTGGTTGTGACAGGTCCCCTAGCAACTGTCTTTGCCAATGCCTTCAAAAAAGATTCTCACACCGTTATCGAAACGGAAGAGTTCAGTGAATCTTATGCGACAGCTCTTTGTGGCCATCAAGCTTTGCAGGAGTCCTTATGA
- the cmk gene encoding (d)CMP kinase: MGMVITIDGPAASGKSSVSRELARRLGWQWVSTGAFYRGLAFAALQLQIDLDDVKSLTDLTHNPVWSVRMEHDRTKVFFKDQDVTDLIAHEDVGNFASKVSHYPEVRKALLEAQRNCSSGPQGLVAEGRDCGTVVFPEAEAKVYLTANSEHRAARRAAELGLAQDDMVKAQQQRDHQDSTRKVAPMAVPDDALVVDTTALNLEQVVDKVVEYVKNKI; the protein is encoded by the coding sequence ATGGGAATGGTTATTACGATTGATGGCCCTGCGGCCTCTGGGAAATCTTCTGTAAGTAGAGAACTTGCTCGTCGTTTGGGCTGGCAATGGGTTTCTACAGGAGCTTTCTATCGTGGTTTGGCCTTCGCCGCTCTTCAATTGCAAATCGATCTTGATGACGTGAAGTCATTAACAGACCTGACGCACAATCCGGTATGGAGCGTGCGTATGGAGCATGATCGCACGAAAGTTTTCTTTAAAGACCAAGATGTCACAGATTTGATCGCTCACGAAGACGTGGGTAATTTCGCTAGTAAAGTCAGTCACTATCCCGAAGTGCGCAAAGCTCTTTTGGAAGCACAAAGAAACTGCAGCAGTGGCCCTCAAGGTTTAGTTGCTGAAGGCCGTGATTGCGGAACTGTTGTTTTTCCTGAAGCGGAAGCCAAAGTTTATCTTACTGCAAACAGTGAACACCGCGCCGCTCGTCGTGCGGCTGAGCTAGGCCTTGCTCAAGACGATATGGTTAAAGCGCAGCAACAGCGTGATCATCAAGACTCTACTCGCAAAGTAGCTCCTATGGCTGTTCCTGATGATGCGTTGGTTGTGGATACAACAGCTCTCAATCTTGAACAAGTCGTCGACAAAGTCGTCGAATACGTCAAAAACAAAA